A single Cellulomonas sp. SLBN-39 DNA region contains:
- the rpsF gene encoding 30S ribosomal protein S6 — translation MSLRQYEIMIILDPEIEERTVAPSLDKYLTVVKTEGGTVDKVDVWGRRRLAYDIQKKSEGIYAVVDFSASPATAKELDRQLGLNEVVLRTKVLRREA, via the coding sequence ATGAGCCTGCGTCAGTACGAGATCATGATCATCCTCGACCCCGAGATCGAGGAGCGCACCGTCGCCCCGTCGCTCGACAAGTACCTGACGGTCGTCAAGACCGAGGGTGGCACCGTCGACAAGGTCGACGTCTGGGGCCGCCGTCGCCTCGCCTACGACATCCAGAAGAAGTCCGAGGGCATCTACGCCGTCGTCGACTTCTCCGCGTCGCCGGCGACCGCCAAGGAGCTCGACCGCCAGCTCGGCCTCAACGAGGTCGTCCTGCGCACGAAGGTCCTGCGCCGCGAGGCGTGA
- a CDS encoding single-stranded DNA-binding protein: MAGETTITVIGNLTGDPELRFTPSGAAVANFTVASTPRTFDRQSNEWKDGDTLFLRCSIWREAAESVAESLTKGTRVIVTGRLVQRSYETREGEKRTVYELQVDEVGPSLRYATAKVTRAQRSGGGGGFNGGGGGGGGYSGGGGGGGFSGGSSSSGGGGQADDPWATPGGSSGGYSDEPPF, from the coding sequence ATGGCCGGCGAGACCACGATCACGGTGATCGGGAACCTGACCGGGGACCCGGAGCTGCGCTTCACCCCGTCGGGTGCAGCGGTCGCGAACTTCACGGTCGCGTCCACCCCGCGCACGTTCGACCGCCAGAGCAACGAGTGGAAGGACGGCGACACGCTGTTCCTCCGCTGCTCGATCTGGCGTGAGGCGGCCGAGTCCGTCGCGGAGTCCCTGACCAAGGGCACCCGCGTCATCGTGACCGGACGGCTCGTGCAGCGCTCCTACGAGACCCGCGAGGGCGAGAAGCGCACCGTGTACGAGCTCCAGGTCGACGAGGTCGGCCCGTCGCTGCGCTACGCCACGGCCAAGGTCACCCGCGCCCAGCGCTCGGGCGGCGGCGGTGGCTTCAACGGTGGCGGCGGTGGCGGAGGCGGCTACTCGGGCGGGGGTGGCGGCGGAGGCTTCTCCGGCGGCTCCTCGTCCTCGGGTGGCGGCGGCCAGGCCGACGACCCGTGGGCGACGCCCGGTGGTTCGTCGGGCGGCTACTCCGACGAGCCCCCGTTCTGA
- the rpsR gene encoding 30S ribosomal protein S18, with the protein MAKPVVRKPKKKQNPLKAAKIDTVDYKDTVLLRKFISDRGKIRARRVTGVSVQEQRAIARAVKNAREMALLPYSSSAR; encoded by the coding sequence ATGGCCAAGCCCGTCGTCCGCAAGCCCAAGAAGAAGCAGAACCCCCTCAAGGCCGCCAAGATCGACACGGTGGACTACAAGGACACGGTCCTGCTCCGCAAGTTCATCTCCGACCGCGGGAAGATCCGCGCCCGCCGGGTCACCGGCGTGTCGGTTCAGGAGCAGCGCGCGATCGCGCGTGCCGTCAAGAACGCCCGCGAGATGGCCCTGCTGCCGTACTCGTCGTCGGCGCGCTGA
- the rplI gene encoding 50S ribosomal protein L9 gives MAKIILTHEVTGLGAPGDVVEVKDGYARNYLIPRSLATPWSKGAEKDVTAIRRARKAREIATLDEAKAVRDSLQANVVTVSATSGESGRLFGAVTTAEIADAIKAAGAPSVDKRKIEVAQAIKSLGEYTVQVRLHPEVSAKVTVKVVAA, from the coding sequence ATGGCGAAGATCATCCTGACCCACGAGGTCACCGGCCTCGGTGCCCCCGGCGACGTCGTCGAGGTGAAGGACGGGTACGCCCGTAACTACCTCATCCCGCGCAGCCTGGCCACGCCGTGGTCCAAGGGTGCCGAGAAGGACGTCACCGCGATCCGTCGTGCCCGCAAGGCGCGCGAGATCGCCACGCTCGACGAGGCCAAGGCCGTCCGCGACTCGCTCCAGGCGAACGTCGTGACCGTCTCGGCGACGTCCGGCGAGTCCGGCCGCCTCTTCGGCGCCGTCACCACGGCCGAGATCGCCGACGCGATCAAGGCCGCCGGTGCGCCGTCCGTCGACAAGCGCAAGATCGAGGTCGCCCAGGCGATCAAGTCGCTCGGCGAGTACACGGTGCAGGTCCGCCTGCACCCCGAGGTCTCGGCGAAGGTGACCGTCAAGGTCGTCGCCGCCTGA
- a CDS encoding MATE family efflux transporter, whose product MDSPDASPTPSPGPAGPPEEPTVHGSTEPSTASTDGASSTPVDGVDRQIVRLAVPALGALVAEPLFVLVDSAIVGRLGTEPLAGLALASTVLVTMVGLCVFLAYATTAAVARRLGAGDTRAALQTGVDGLWLAVGLGVVLAAATWVAAPWVVGALGADGGVAAQAVTYLRWSLPGLPGMLLVLAATGALRGLLDTRTPLVVAAAGAVANAVLNVALVYGAGMGIAGSGLGTAVAQIGMAVALVVVVVRGARRHGAQLRPAAGGILANVRAGVPLLVRTATLRVAILVTVWVATGLGGASLAAHQVAMSVWGLTAFALDALAIAAQALVGHSLGASDVARTRALLRRTLQWGVAAGAVMGVLVGALAPAYVRLFSTDPDVQRAATAALVVAAVTLPMAGWVFVLDGVLIGAGDGRYLAWAGVLTLVAYVPAALAVHAWAPADATGLAWLWIAFAGVFMAARAVTTGWRARGTAWMVTGA is encoded by the coding sequence ATGGACAGTCCGGACGCTTCGCCCACCCCCTCCCCCGGGCCCGCCGGACCCCCGGAGGAGCCCACCGTCCACGGGTCCACCGAGCCGTCCACAGCCTCGACCGACGGCGCCTCCTCCACACCTGTGGATGGTGTGGACCGGCAGATCGTCCGGCTCGCCGTACCCGCCCTGGGGGCGCTCGTCGCCGAGCCGCTATTCGTGCTCGTCGACTCCGCGATCGTCGGACGCCTCGGCACCGAGCCCCTCGCCGGACTCGCCCTGGCCTCGACGGTGCTGGTCACGATGGTCGGGCTGTGCGTCTTCCTCGCGTACGCCACCACCGCCGCGGTCGCCCGCCGGCTCGGTGCCGGTGACACGCGTGCCGCGCTGCAGACCGGCGTCGACGGCCTGTGGCTGGCCGTCGGGCTCGGCGTCGTGCTCGCCGCCGCCACGTGGGTCGCGGCGCCGTGGGTGGTCGGAGCGCTCGGCGCCGACGGCGGCGTCGCCGCGCAGGCCGTGACGTACCTGCGCTGGTCGCTGCCGGGCCTGCCCGGCATGCTCCTCGTGCTGGCCGCCACGGGGGCCCTGCGCGGCCTCCTGGACACCCGCACGCCGCTCGTGGTCGCCGCGGCCGGGGCCGTCGCCAACGCCGTCCTCAACGTCGCCCTGGTCTACGGCGCGGGCATGGGCATCGCCGGGTCGGGCCTGGGGACGGCGGTCGCGCAGATCGGGATGGCCGTGGCGCTCGTCGTCGTCGTGGTCCGCGGCGCACGCCGTCACGGGGCGCAGCTGCGGCCCGCGGCCGGGGGGATCCTGGCCAACGTCCGGGCGGGTGTGCCGCTGCTGGTACGCACCGCGACGCTGCGCGTGGCGATCCTCGTCACCGTCTGGGTCGCCACCGGTCTCGGCGGTGCGTCGCTGGCCGCGCACCAGGTGGCGATGTCCGTGTGGGGGCTCACCGCGTTCGCGCTCGACGCCCTCGCGATCGCCGCGCAGGCGCTCGTCGGCCACTCCCTCGGCGCCTCGGACGTCGCGCGCACCCGGGCGCTGCTGCGCCGGACCCTGCAGTGGGGCGTTGCCGCGGGCGCGGTCATGGGCGTGCTCGTCGGCGCCCTCGCGCCCGCGTACGTCCGCCTGTTCAGCACCGACCCCGACGTCCAGCGCGCGGCGACGGCCGCCCTCGTCGTCGCCGCGGTCACCCTGCCGATGGCCGGCTGGGTGTTCGTGCTCGACGGCGTGCTCATCGGCGCCGGTGACGGCCGCTACCTGGCCTGGGCCGGGGTCCTCACCCTCGTCGCCTACGTGCCCGCGGCCCTCGCCGTGCACGCCTGGGCGCCGGCCGATGCGACCGGGTTGGCGTGGCTGTGGATCGCGTTCGCCGGGGTCTTCATGGCGGCCCGCGCGGTCACGACCGGCTGGCGCGCCCGCGGCACCGCCTGGATGGTCACGGGCGCCTGA
- the dnaB gene encoding replicative DNA helicase: protein MTIEDLEYGAPPDARGGFDRTPPQDLDAERSVLGGMMISKDAIADVIEQLRGTDFYRPAHEAIYDAILDLYGRGEPADAITVADELTKRAEITRIGGAPYLHTLISAVPTAANAGYYARIVRERSILRKLVEAGTRIVQLGYGTDGGDVDELVNNAQAEVYAVTERRASEDYLPLSEIIGGTVDEIEAAGHRGEGMIGVPTGFADLDRLTNGLHPGQMIVLAARPAIGKALALDTPLPTPHGWTTMGEVRVGDELLAADGSPTRVVAATEVMHDRPCYRVTFDDGSTIVADAQHQWQTRTRAERRTGAEGQVRTTEELSATVRCATADARANHSVDTAAPLDLPHADLLVDPYVLGVWLGDGNSASARFTSADPEIAMRVEGRGYEVRAAGHAGAADLYSIALPRPAVIARLCEVCGVSFVPARSQVRTCGRSCGGKVKTLSAPVAVPTCPDCGVATTGLVRCQECHDRVGTVQARLRTIGVLGRKHIPSVYLRASEVQRRDLLAGLLDTDGTVNPTGSVQIALTDERLARDVRELVHSLGYRTGWSTRPVRGRSAASSTCFTITFTTDDDVFALERKKLVHKERRRPSTPRLRQRFVVSVERVPSVPVRCVEIAHPTHLYLAGPAMIPTHNSTLGIDIVRSAAIKHNMGAVVFSLEMSRNEITMRLLSAEARVHLQKLRTGQMGEEDWAKIAGTMGRISEAPLFIDDSPNMSLMEIRAKCRRLKQRHDLKLVVIDYLQLMTSGKRVESRQQEVSEFSRALKLLAKELEVPVIAISQLNRGPEQRTDKRPAMSDLRESGSIEQDADMVILLHREDAYEKESPRAGEADLIVAKHRNGPTDTITVAFQGHYSRFVDMQM, encoded by the coding sequence TTGACCATCGAGGACCTCGAGTACGGCGCACCGCCGGACGCGCGCGGCGGGTTCGACCGCACCCCTCCGCAGGACCTCGACGCGGAGCGCTCGGTGCTCGGCGGCATGATGATCAGCAAGGACGCCATCGCCGACGTCATCGAGCAGCTGCGCGGCACGGACTTCTACCGCCCCGCGCACGAGGCGATCTACGACGCGATCCTCGACCTGTACGGGCGCGGCGAGCCCGCGGACGCGATCACGGTCGCCGACGAGCTGACCAAGCGCGCGGAGATCACGCGCATCGGCGGCGCGCCCTACCTGCACACCCTCATCTCCGCCGTCCCCACGGCCGCGAACGCCGGCTACTACGCGCGGATCGTGCGCGAGCGCTCCATCCTCCGCAAGCTGGTCGAGGCCGGCACCCGCATCGTCCAGCTCGGCTACGGCACCGACGGCGGCGACGTCGACGAGCTCGTCAACAACGCGCAGGCCGAGGTCTACGCCGTCACCGAGCGGCGGGCGTCCGAGGACTACCTGCCGCTGTCGGAGATCATCGGCGGCACCGTCGACGAGATCGAGGCCGCCGGCCACCGCGGCGAGGGCATGATCGGCGTCCCCACCGGCTTCGCCGACCTCGACCGCCTCACCAACGGCCTGCACCCCGGCCAGATGATCGTCCTCGCCGCCCGGCCCGCCATCGGCAAGGCGCTCGCCCTCGACACCCCGCTGCCCACGCCGCACGGCTGGACGACGATGGGCGAGGTCCGCGTCGGCGACGAGCTGCTGGCTGCCGACGGCAGCCCGACGCGGGTCGTCGCCGCGACCGAGGTCATGCACGACCGCCCCTGCTACCGCGTCACGTTCGACGACGGCTCGACGATCGTCGCCGACGCCCAGCACCAGTGGCAGACCCGCACGCGGGCCGAGCGCCGCACGGGCGCCGAGGGGCAGGTGCGCACCACCGAGGAGCTCTCCGCCACCGTCCGCTGCGCGACCGCCGACGCGCGCGCGAACCACTCCGTCGACACCGCCGCCCCGCTCGACCTCCCGCACGCCGACCTGCTCGTCGACCCCTATGTGCTCGGCGTCTGGCTCGGCGACGGCAACTCCGCCTCCGCCCGCTTCACCAGCGCCGACCCCGAGATCGCCATGCGCGTCGAGGGCCGCGGCTACGAGGTCCGCGCCGCGGGCCACGCCGGGGCAGCTGATCTCTACTCGATCGCACTCCCGCGTCCTGCTGTCATTGCTCGGCTCTGCGAGGTCTGTGGCGTCTCGTTCGTCCCCGCCCGTTCCCAGGTACGGACGTGCGGGCGATCGTGCGGCGGCAAGGTGAAGACGCTCTCGGCACCCGTCGCCGTGCCGACGTGCCCTGACTGCGGGGTCGCGACCACGGGGCTGGTGCGCTGCCAGGAGTGCCACGACCGCGTCGGGACCGTTCAGGCGCGGCTCAGGACGATCGGTGTGCTGGGCCGCAAGCACATCCCGTCCGTGTACCTGCGGGCCAGCGAGGTGCAGCGGCGGGATCTGCTCGCCGGGCTCCTCGACACCGACGGGACCGTGAACCCGACGGGGTCGGTGCAGATCGCGCTCACCGACGAGCGGCTGGCCCGTGACGTCCGCGAGCTCGTCCACTCCCTGGGGTACCGCACGGGATGGTCGACGAGGCCGGTCCGTGGACGGTCGGCCGCGTCCTCGACGTGCTTCACGATCACCTTCACCACGGATGACGACGTGTTCGCGCTGGAGCGCAAGAAGCTCGTGCACAAGGAGCGCCGCCGCCCGAGCACGCCCCGTCTGCGGCAGCGATTCGTCGTCTCCGTCGAGCGCGTCCCGTCGGTGCCCGTGCGGTGCGTCGAGATCGCGCACCCCACGCACCTGTACCTGGCCGGCCCGGCGATGATCCCGACGCACAACTCGACCCTGGGCATCGACATCGTCCGGTCGGCCGCGATCAAGCACAACATGGGTGCTGTCGTGTTCTCGCTCGAGATGAGCCGCAACGAGATCACGATGCGTCTGCTCTCCGCCGAGGCGCGGGTGCACCTGCAGAAGCTGCGCACGGGGCAGATGGGCGAGGAGGACTGGGCCAAGATCGCCGGAACCATGGGGCGCATCTCCGAGGCGCCGCTGTTCATCGACGACTCGCCGAACATGTCGCTGATGGAGATCCGCGCCAAGTGCCGGCGCCTCAAGCAGCGCCACGACCTCAAGCTCGTCGTGATCGACTACCTCCAGCTGATGACGTCCGGCAAGCGCGTCGAGTCCCGCCAGCAGGAGGTCTCGGAGTTCTCCCGTGCCCTCAAGCTGCTCGCCAAGGAGCTCGAGGTCCCGGTCATCGCGATCTCCCAGCTGAACCGTGGCCCCGAGCAGCGCACCGACAAGCGCCCCGCGATGAGCGACCTTCGCGAATCAGGCTCGATCGAGCAGGATGCTGACATGGTGATTCTGCTGCACCGTGAGGACGCGTACGAGAAGGAATCGCCCCGAGCGGGCGAGGCCGACCTCATCGTGGCCAAGCACCGTAACGGCCCCACGGACACCATCACGGTGGCCTTCCAGGGCCACTACTCCCGCTTCGTCGACATGCAGATGTAG
- a CDS encoding ABC transporter ATP-binding protein, producing MTTTTSTTTHEPVAAHDAGGAPGRQRPGRPQVTVPKGAFRSFLHTMREHRTGLVLVGVVSVVATILGVAQPLMMQRMIDAASSGAENPWVWWLVGVTLGEGVLRGAQSFVLQRTGEAFVGGLRRSLIARVLRLPMAAYSATPKGEWISRLGADTSQVRTIVTSGLFELVSAVLMFGAAVVLMVTLDPVLFSLTLGGVVLGGVGITFMGARMRRTSEVTQAEVARMTSAADRALSSVVLIRASAATEQQVELVTRYARRAEASGVRMARIQAWVQPVMSLCIQGAFLLVLAVGGLRVASGVLTVGELMAFIMYLFLLVMPVTQAMSAYTQIQLGLASYDRIRQVLHMPAERTGGSTDVVGPTESEPAVVLEDVHFGYGDEPVLRGVSLTVPVGSRTAVVGPSGAGKSTVLALLEGFMDPDAGVVRSLGHDLRDVDLDSYRRHVAYVEQGAPALGGTLAGNLRLVRTDATDEDLRRVLGAVGLDGLIARQDAGLDLDLGDNGSVLSGGERQRLAWARVLLQDPQLLLFDEPTSSVDSATESLLGLALDEVSRGRTTVIVAHRLSTVVTADQIVVLENGRVLDVGTHTELVERCALYRTFAEHQLLV from the coding sequence ATGACCACCACGACGAGCACGACGACGCACGAGCCGGTCGCGGCGCACGACGCAGGCGGTGCGCCCGGCCGCCAGCGACCTGGTCGCCCGCAGGTCACCGTCCCGAAGGGCGCGTTCCGGAGCTTCCTGCACACGATGCGGGAGCACCGCACGGGACTGGTCCTCGTCGGGGTCGTGTCCGTGGTCGCCACGATCCTCGGCGTCGCGCAGCCGCTGATGATGCAGCGGATGATCGACGCCGCGAGCAGCGGCGCGGAGAACCCGTGGGTGTGGTGGCTGGTGGGTGTCACCCTCGGCGAGGGGGTGCTGCGCGGCGCGCAGTCGTTCGTGCTGCAGCGCACCGGCGAGGCGTTCGTCGGCGGTCTGCGCCGCTCGCTCATCGCGCGCGTCCTGCGGCTGCCGATGGCCGCCTACTCGGCTACGCCCAAGGGCGAGTGGATCAGCCGGCTCGGCGCGGACACCAGCCAGGTCCGCACCATCGTGACCTCCGGCCTGTTCGAGCTCGTCTCCGCCGTCCTGATGTTCGGCGCCGCGGTGGTGCTGATGGTGACGCTCGACCCGGTCCTGTTCTCTCTCACGCTCGGCGGGGTGGTGCTCGGAGGGGTGGGGATCACCTTCATGGGGGCCCGCATGCGCCGCACCAGCGAGGTGACGCAGGCCGAGGTGGCGCGCATGACGTCCGCCGCGGACCGCGCCCTGTCGTCGGTCGTGCTCATTCGCGCGAGTGCGGCGACGGAGCAGCAGGTCGAGCTCGTCACCCGGTACGCGCGCCGCGCCGAGGCGTCAGGCGTGCGGATGGCCCGCATCCAGGCGTGGGTGCAGCCCGTCATGTCGCTGTGCATCCAGGGCGCGTTCCTCCTGGTGCTGGCGGTCGGCGGCCTGCGCGTCGCTTCAGGCGTGCTGACCGTCGGCGAGCTGATGGCGTTCATCATGTACCTGTTCCTGCTCGTCATGCCGGTGACACAGGCGATGAGTGCGTACACGCAGATCCAGCTCGGGCTCGCGTCGTACGACCGGATCCGGCAGGTCCTGCATATGCCGGCCGAACGCACCGGCGGGAGCACGGACGTCGTCGGCCCCACCGAGTCGGAGCCGGCCGTCGTCCTGGAGGACGTGCACTTCGGCTACGGGGACGAGCCCGTCCTGCGTGGCGTCTCGCTGACGGTGCCCGTGGGGTCACGCACCGCGGTCGTCGGGCCGTCCGGTGCGGGCAAGTCGACGGTGCTCGCGCTGCTCGAGGGATTCATGGACCCGGACGCCGGCGTGGTCCGCAGCCTGGGGCACGACCTGCGGGACGTCGACCTCGACAGCTACCGCCGCCACGTCGCATATGTCGAACAGGGGGCTCCTGCGCTGGGCGGGACCCTCGCGGGCAACCTCCGCCTCGTCCGTACCGACGCGACCGACGAGGACCTGCGGCGCGTCCTGGGCGCGGTCGGGCTCGACGGTCTGATCGCCCGCCAGGACGCGGGCCTCGACCTCGACCTGGGCGACAACGGCTCCGTGCTGTCCGGGGGCGAGCGTCAGCGGCTCGCGTGGGCTCGCGTGCTGCTGCAGGATCCGCAGCTCCTCCTGTTCGACGAGCCGACGTCGAGCGTCGACTCCGCCACCGAGAGCCTCCTGGGGCTGGCGCTGGACGAGGTGTCCCGCGGCAGGACCACCGTCATCGTGGCCCACCGCCTGTCGACGGTGGTCACCGCCGACCAGATCGTGGTGCTGGAGAACGGCAGAGTCCTGGACGTCGGCACGCACACTGAGCTCGTGGAGCGATGTGCGCTGTACCGCACGTTCGCGGAGCACCAGCTGCTGGTGTGA
- a CDS encoding TOMM precursor leader peptide-binding protein, translated as MTAVLSEVRTWSAHCRAVEQHLRAAWDEAAPAVHPWRLRVHVTGTPDDEAASAAGQVVVLLRPGAALVTTHDARQPGCPTCLLTRHRLATPRSVDIERAEERWVDLDPVVSEPADPDVLARTVVAAARTLIAQTAEQPTPTRTVVRVDARTLELASHRFLPDPLCATCGTLPDDSPESADLVLEHRTKPDPRSYRYEDPVSRLETLKRLYVDPFCGLLHSLQRDTQGGLAVAGALMKLRRHEWIEPGFGRSRSYEESEATAILEALERYGGVQPGGRRTTVRSSFAALGDDAVDPRLFGVHPASTYADPGNHYRDFDPHTPYWWVWAYSFAQQRPVLVLQEQAYYYVAHDEGPGPFLYEVSNGCALGSAMEEAIFHALLEVAERDAFLMAWYRRLALPRLRVDTARHHPVSAQLRAVERETGYQVRLHDQTTENGIPSVWAIARHPDPSVTDRPTQVCAAGAHPSLEKAALNALSEIGPFLNDFIGRFPTLAQDAERMVDDPGLVRTMADHSTYFGSPRMRHHLDFLDAGPSVSFAEAERDGQFTHASMADDVREMVDRFLAEGQDVIVVDQTTDEHRAAGLSCVKVLVTGSLTMTFGHHLRRIEGIERLGTVPARLGLASAWSPDEPVLPHPFP; from the coding sequence GTGACCGCTGTCCTGTCCGAAGTCCGCACGTGGTCCGCTCACTGCCGGGCCGTCGAGCAGCACCTCCGGGCCGCGTGGGACGAGGCCGCACCGGCCGTCCACCCGTGGCGTCTGCGAGTGCACGTCACCGGCACGCCCGACGACGAGGCAGCGTCCGCCGCCGGGCAGGTCGTGGTGCTGCTGCGCCCGGGCGCCGCACTGGTGACGACGCACGACGCGCGGCAACCCGGCTGCCCGACCTGCCTGCTCACGCGTCACCGACTGGCGACGCCGAGGTCCGTCGACATCGAGCGGGCTGAGGAGCGGTGGGTGGACCTCGACCCTGTCGTCTCCGAGCCGGCGGACCCCGACGTCCTGGCACGAACCGTCGTGGCGGCCGCCCGGACCCTCATCGCGCAGACCGCCGAGCAGCCGACACCGACCCGGACCGTCGTCCGCGTCGACGCGCGCACGCTCGAGCTCGCGTCCCACCGGTTCTTGCCTGACCCCCTGTGCGCGACGTGCGGAACGCTTCCTGACGACTCGCCCGAGTCCGCCGATCTCGTGCTGGAGCACCGGACCAAGCCGGACCCTCGCAGCTACCGGTACGAGGACCCGGTCTCGCGTCTAGAGACGCTGAAGCGTCTGTACGTCGACCCGTTCTGCGGCCTCCTGCACTCGCTGCAGCGTGACACGCAAGGCGGGCTCGCCGTCGCCGGTGCGCTGATGAAGCTGCGGCGGCACGAGTGGATCGAACCGGGTTTCGGCCGCAGCCGCAGCTATGAGGAGAGCGAGGCGACGGCGATCCTCGAAGCGCTCGAACGCTACGGCGGCGTCCAGCCCGGCGGGCGGCGGACCACCGTCCGGTCGTCGTTCGCCGCGCTGGGAGACGACGCCGTCGACCCCCGCCTGTTCGGCGTCCACCCGGCGAGCACGTACGCCGACCCCGGCAACCACTACCGCGACTTCGACCCCCACACCCCGTACTGGTGGGTGTGGGCGTACTCGTTCGCCCAGCAACGACCCGTGCTGGTGCTCCAGGAGCAGGCGTACTACTACGTCGCGCACGACGAGGGTCCAGGCCCGTTCCTGTACGAGGTATCGAACGGCTGCGCGCTGGGCTCCGCGATGGAGGAGGCGATCTTCCACGCACTGCTGGAGGTGGCCGAGCGCGATGCGTTCCTCATGGCCTGGTACCGGCGGCTCGCCCTGCCGCGTCTGCGCGTCGACACCGCCAGGCACCATCCCGTCTCGGCGCAGCTGCGGGCGGTCGAGCGGGAGACCGGCTACCAGGTCCGGCTCCACGACCAGACGACCGAGAACGGCATCCCGTCGGTGTGGGCGATCGCACGGCACCCGGACCCGTCGGTCACCGACCGGCCCACCCAGGTGTGCGCGGCTGGCGCCCACCCCTCGCTCGAGAAGGCCGCGCTCAACGCGCTGAGCGAGATCGGCCCGTTCCTCAACGACTTCATCGGCCGGTTCCCGACCCTGGCGCAGGACGCCGAGCGCATGGTGGACGACCCGGGGCTCGTGCGCACCATGGCGGACCACTCGACGTACTTCGGCTCCCCCCGCATGCGGCACCACCTCGACTTCCTCGACGCCGGCCCGAGCGTCTCGTTCGCCGAGGCGGAGCGGGACGGCCAGTTCACGCACGCGTCGATGGCCGACGACGTCCGCGAGATGGTGGACCGCTTCCTCGCCGAGGGGCAGGACGTGATCGTCGTCGACCAGACCACCGACGAGCACCGTGCGGCAGGCCTGTCATGCGTGAAGGTGCTGGTCACCGGCAGCCTGACCATGACCTTCGGCCACCACCTGCGCAGGATCGAGGGGATCGAGCGCCTCGGGACGGTGCCGGCACGCCTCGGGCTGGCCTCGGCGTGGTCCCCGGACGAGCCCGTGCTGCCGCACCCGTTCCCGTGA
- a CDS encoding SagB family peptide dehydrogenase → MPELTLPSTARTPTPSSGTTLRLALAPGVYLARSPELAVLVRWPRSRSLGAWDEPTATLVEQLSDPRGVEVDAAVLTGHGTDDVLAGLLDDGWLTVTVERTSGHVMTVVPRRPPAARDVPAHRRRLTPSRHVVAVPTADGWSVEAPHSWGDVTFSDVTGMSRCLDPDGREVDVLEQQVLAWCGVLVEPDAEAAELRHRQWSAHELWFHERSRRYGRERGFGGTFWARGTFAPPPLRPPGAGVTVPFVTADPQRWRERSSSLHTVLEDRRSTRRHDDDAPLTSERLGEFLYRTARLRAAQEVDGVEYASKPYPSGGSVYEIELYLLVRHVEGIDPGLWVYDPTAHGLAPVRDGLADPDVAALLREATHSSTVDTPPQVTVLMAPRFGRILWKYEQMGYAVMLKHVGVLMQTMYLVATDMGLAACAIGSGDSDLFSRATGLDPLECTTVGEFLLGTPHPSDTFQERPA, encoded by the coding sequence GTGCCTGAGCTCACCCTGCCCTCCACCGCGCGCACGCCCACGCCCTCGTCCGGGACGACGCTGCGTCTCGCCCTGGCGCCCGGCGTGTACCTCGCGCGGTCCCCGGAGCTCGCCGTCCTGGTCCGCTGGCCGCGCAGCCGCTCCCTCGGCGCGTGGGACGAGCCGACGGCGACACTCGTCGAACAGCTGTCCGACCCGCGGGGCGTCGAGGTCGATGCCGCCGTGCTCACGGGGCACGGCACCGACGACGTCCTCGCCGGGCTGCTCGACGACGGATGGTTGACCGTCACCGTCGAGCGCACGTCAGGGCACGTCATGACCGTCGTCCCACGGCGCCCGCCGGCAGCCCGCGACGTCCCCGCGCACCGGCGACGCCTGACCCCGTCCCGGCACGTCGTCGCGGTACCGACCGCGGACGGGTGGAGCGTGGAGGCTCCGCACTCCTGGGGAGACGTCACGTTCTCGGACGTCACCGGGATGAGCCGGTGCCTCGACCCGGACGGCCGCGAGGTGGACGTGCTCGAGCAGCAGGTGCTGGCGTGGTGCGGCGTGCTCGTCGAGCCGGACGCAGAGGCCGCCGAGCTCCGGCACCGCCAGTGGTCCGCCCACGAGCTGTGGTTCCACGAGCGGTCGCGACGCTATGGACGTGAGCGCGGGTTCGGCGGCACGTTCTGGGCGCGTGGCACGTTCGCGCCCCCGCCGCTGCGCCCGCCCGGCGCGGGCGTCACCGTGCCCTTCGTGACCGCGGATCCGCAGCGTTGGCGCGAGCGCTCGTCGAGCCTGCACACCGTCCTCGAAGACCGCCGCTCGACGCGGCGCCACGACGACGACGCCCCGCTGACCAGCGAGCGCCTTGGCGAGTTCCTCTACCGGACCGCGCGGCTCCGCGCGGCGCAGGAGGTGGACGGCGTCGAGTACGCGAGCAAGCCGTACCCGTCGGGCGGGTCCGTGTACGAGATCGAGCTGTACCTGCTCGTGCGGCACGTCGAAGGGATCGACCCGGGCCTGTGGGTGTACGACCCGACCGCGCACGGGCTGGCCCCTGTGCGCGACGGGCTGGCAGACCCCGACGTAGCGGCGCTGCTGCGCGAGGCCACCCACTCGTCAACCGTCGACACCCCGCCGCAGGTGACGGTGCTCATGGCACCGCGGTTCGGGCGGATCCTGTGGAAGTACGAGCAGATGGGCTACGCCGTGATGCTCAAGCACGTCGGCGTCCTCATGCAGACGATGTACCTGGTCGCCACCGACATGGGGCTCGCCGCCTGCGCGATCGGCAGCGGGGACAGCGACCTGTTCTCCCGCGCGACCGGCCTGGACCCGCTGGAGTGCACGACCGTCGGGGAGTTCCTGCTCGGCACGCCGCACCCCTCCGACACCTTCCAGGAGCGTCCCGCATGA